The following proteins are encoded in a genomic region of Glycine max cultivar Williams 82 chromosome 18, Glycine_max_v4.0, whole genome shotgun sequence:
- the LOC121173971 gene encoding WD repeat-containing protein 91 homolog produces MSLYWLLALGKSYDTSTPVSRNATIYCSTEILSLDWECKSDRLLLIGTSDGCIKAWNVDAKRVVCDLNTTEAFPSVLDIKCSPVEPIFVSAAASGGAGSNYIDNLGFASLTVWNMKTWKAMTVLPLGEDPPAITSLCFNHNGKILAASVVDGMIHMFDMSAGLQITGWPAHDSSISSILFGPDETSIFSLGSDGKIFEWSLQNQGQILWSRDSSRYISSLTPYT; encoded by the exons ATGTCACTATATTGGCTT CTGGCCCTAGGCAAATCATATGATACATCAACTCCAGTGTCTAGAAATGCAACCATATATTGCAGCACTGAAATTTTGTCACTTGACTGGGAATGTAAATCAGACCGCTTG CTTCTTATAGGTACATCCGATGGGTGCATTAAGGCATGGAATGTGGATGCAAAGAGAGTTGTCTGTGACCTCAACACAACCGAAGCATTTCCAAG TGTATTGGACATAAAGTGCAGTCCTGTGGAACCTATTTTTGTGTCTGCAGCAGCATCTGGAGG GGCTGGTTCTAACTATATTGACAACCTGGGTTTTGCTTCACTTACTGTGTGGAACATGAAGACATGGAAAGCCATG ACAGTCCTTCCTCTTGGAGAAGATCCACCAGCAATTACTTCTCTATGCTTTAATCACAATGGAAAGATTTTGGCAGCTTCTGTCGTTGATGGAATGATTCACATGTTTG ACATGTCTGCTGGTCTACAAATCACTGGCTGGCCTGCACATGATTCTTCCATCAGTTCAATTCTGTTTGGACCAGATGAGACTAGCATTTTTAGCCTGGGCTCTGATGGGAAG ATTTTTGAGTGGAGTTTGCAAAATCAAGGTCAAATCCTGTGGTCGAGAGACTCTAGTAGGTATATTTCTAGTTTGACACCTTACACTTAG
- the LOC100305740 gene encoding uncharacterized protein LOC100305740 precursor, with the protein MFIQFLIFSLLFTPFTIISTIAHDTDDFVRTLDRKMLGLDEKKEKFIHFRFYWHDAMSGRNPSSVEVVPPPLKNSTTRFGLVNMLDNPLTLGPQLNSKLVGQAQGFYASTSQSEFVLLMAMNLVITEGKYNGSTITILGRNPIYYEEREMPVIGGSGLFRFARGYAKLRTYWFSPSTRDAIVEYNVYVLHYY; encoded by the exons ATGTTCAtccaattcctcatcttttccCTCCTCTTCACTCCCTTCACGATCATCTCCACCATAGCCCATGACACCGATGATTTTGTGCGCACATTAGACCGCAAAATGTTGGGTTTGgacgaaaagaaagaaaagttcaTCCATTTCAG GTTCTACTGGCATGACGCGATGAGTGGACGCAACCCTTCTTCAGTTGAAGTTGTGCCACCACCTTTGAAGAACTCAACCACGCGCTTTGGATTGGTGAACATGCTCGATAACCCTTTGACTTTGGGACCTCAATTGAACTCCAAGTTGGTGGGGCAAGCACAAGGGTTCTATGCTTCTACGTCACAAAGTGAGTTTGTTTTGCTCATGGCTATGAATCTTGTCATCACCGAAGGAAAGTACAATGGCAGCACCATCACTATTTTGGGGAGAAACCCTATTTACTATGAGGAGAGGGAGATGCCCGTGATTGGTGGAAGTGGCCTCTTTCGATTTGCTAGGGGATATGCTAAACTTAGAACTTACTGGTTCTCACCCTCCACCAGAGATGCCATTGTTGAGTACAATGTCTATGTTTTgcattattattga